The segment CACATGGTGAGGGTGGTGGGAGGGGTCATTTGCATGTAGAATTGAGGTGAAAGCTTTAATGCCCTCAACTCTTGAACTTCTTTTTGTAATCTCCGGTTTTCCTCTGTCAAATTCTCACAACAtcttttcaagaactcacaGTCAACTTCTGTTTGCTTCAACTTTGTCCTGTTTACAAAAATCAAATCTCCATAAGAAAAAGAACGAAACAAATACGTAGGTCTAACGATCTAAAAATATTGTCATACTTGTGTAAGATAATTCAAGCAACATAGCTTAGTTGTCATGTGTGGACCTTTTACATGTACTTAATTGAGATGTTAGTGTACATAAAAGTGGCTAAATTGAAGTAATAATTTGTAACACTTAACGTGAATAATTCTTTTACTGATctgataatataaaaattctttGTTAGACGCTAAATTTCGAATGGATCTAGATATGTGTGACTCCAACAACTTAATTTACTATTGATCACTTCtagaaataataatactaaGGATCTCTTTATCTACgtattaaattatttgagattATAATTCTTGAACTAATTCATCTTATTTGGAAAGTGGAATAAAGTTGAATATTCAAGATCCAAAGTACATGTTTGATTgactatataaaattttatcctaattcaataatatttcatcTTATCCCGCATATTAAACGATTCATAATTGTGAATTGTGATGGACCAATAGAATGGAGCCAATCAATAAAGTATGATGAGGAGACAATTTCTCATTGTGGGGTTCCTAAATGTCTAACTAAAGACCAAAATAGCATATGATTTGGTCTCATACACTCACATGAGACATGCTGTTTTAATCTTTaagtcattattattattattatcactcCTATCATTTTCAATAATCATGATGATCATTGTTCTTATTATAATTATAGCAGTGAAATAAAATACCATAAATACCCTTGAAAAGAAtacaaaattactaaaatatctCACCTTGCCCTCCTATTCTGAAACCACACCTCAACTTGCCTAGGCCTTAATCCCAGTCTTTTAGCCAAAGCCAGCTTTTGTTtctacacataaaaaaaaacaaatctgtAAGCAAAAACATACAatgaccaaaatacccctcaaaaacaaatttttttttatcaaacttaCTGGATTGAgtgtgttgtgttctttgaaacTTTCTTCAAGAATGGCAGAttggtcttttgatagccttaaTTTCTTTCTAGAAGTTTCTCCATCTTCTTCATCAGAACCACCTCTTTCCATTTCATGTTCCTCTTGATCACAATTATTAGCTTCTCTTTCACTTCTCTTATTTCCACTCACACTCGAAATCGTACTGTTCGGCGACGAAACGCCGGCTTCTTCGTCGGCGTCTCCCGTCGCCGGCAGCCGATTCACATCTATTCCCTTCAAAAAAGTCCTCGTCTCCACTCTACATGTCTCAATGTTCCgatctgtaaaaaaaaaaatatttacgcAATTCGatcactttaaaaaataattacacatGATAGCGATGGTAatgttcacgtaaaaaataAACATCCTTTTTTATTTGGGCCTTGGAAAAAGCCCATGGCCCGACCCTTTACTTGAATACCGCATAACGAAAGCTTAATGCACGAGATTTCAATCAGATCTGAAAGTAAAATGTAgagatataaaattaattacctGAAGAAGGGAATAAGGAATCACTCCAAGCAGTTTTTTGAATGAGATTGAAAGGTGAAAGATTGATCTGAGTATTCttcttgttgttattattgttatctgGAAAACTAAGGCTAAGGCTTAACCCCAAATCTTCTTTTTCAACCATCATTTttgtttgctttttttttttttttagatttcttgaagaaaaatagagcTAAAAAAAAGAGCAGTGATGTgaaaagaatttatttatttttttcaggtAAGAAAGATGAGGAGAATTAATGGGGAGTTGTTGatttagagagaaaaaaaagataagaaaCTTTGGAGAGTGATATGAGTAGGAAGTGCAAATGAGGAGGACTTATATAGAAAGGATACAATGCAAaaattttcccctttttacttttaataaaattattttaaaaaaaccacTCCGTCTGTCACAATTTATacgatttatttttctttttagttatctttatatacaaaatgataTCTATCACTCCTCTTAGATtaaagttttttgaaaaaaaaaaaattcttaaattctGTGTCTgatcaaattatatcatataaaaatgaGACGAAGAGCATATTTTTTCCCATTctatatcaaatatttatatgtaaaatatgGAGTTCATTGaat is part of the Solanum pennellii chromosome 8, SPENNV200 genome and harbors:
- the LOC107027091 gene encoding homeobox-leucine zipper protein HAT4-like, with product MMVEKEDLGLSLSLSFPDNNNNNKKNTQINLSPFNLIQKTAWSDSLFPSSDRNIETCRVETRTFLKGIDVNRLPATGDADEEAGVSSPNSTISSVSGNKRSEREANNCDQEEHEMERGGSDEEDGETSRKKLRLSKDQSAILEESFKEHNTLNPKQKLALAKRLGLRPRQVEVWFQNRRARTKLKQTEVDCEFLKRCCENLTEENRRLQKEVQELRALKLSPQFYMQMTPPTTLTMCPSCERVAGPPSSSSGPTSTPMGQAQPRPMPFNLWANALHPRS